A single window of Pontiella agarivorans DNA harbors:
- a CDS encoding aspartate:alanine exchanger family transporter, translating to MGAFHQLLTDQPLITLFAVIASGLLLGNVKIKGLNLGSSGVLFTALLAGHLGYAIPGGVGKLGLLLFVYCVGIGAGDRFFASLAREGANLAKLAVLIVGLGALVTYGGASLLHLPPGLATGIFAGALTSTPALAAATEGLAMQGGGDAVSIGYGIAYPFGVIGVVLFVQVLPRILRIDLDAIKDDSPNANTNRVQTVLVEVTNPNLYGTKISESGVTQFNAVQVTRVLKDNCLVPLSYEDEFEEGQHVLIVGRQSEMKMAVEFIGVKSDRRVLKDAENERQDIVVTSPSFTGQKLGDKAPLRNYGVVVTHINRLGLEFVPNADTILERHDRLNCVGRADDIKEFAVAVGHRSNAIDATDLLSLSVGLTLGIIAGLMPIGFPGATPITLGLAGGPLLVSLILGHFGKVGRIVGFIPRPTRMLLQELGLVFFLANAGVKGGALLVPTLREHGLILFLLGIAVSSLPLIVAWPIATKFFKMNALQSLGGICGGMTSTPALGAITAKTDSTIPVVSYVSAYPVALIIMIIASKILIKFIGAG from the coding sequence ATGGGTGCCTTTCATCAATTGTTAACTGATCAACCGCTGATCACACTTTTTGCGGTCATCGCATCCGGGCTGTTGCTCGGCAATGTAAAAATCAAAGGGCTGAACCTTGGAAGCTCCGGCGTCCTGTTCACCGCTCTGCTGGCCGGTCATCTCGGCTACGCCATTCCCGGCGGCGTCGGGAAGCTTGGACTCTTACTGTTTGTCTACTGCGTCGGAATCGGAGCCGGCGACCGCTTTTTTGCTTCATTGGCCCGCGAAGGGGCGAATCTGGCGAAACTGGCGGTCCTGATTGTAGGGCTCGGCGCGCTGGTTACTTATGGCGGCGCCTCCCTGCTTCACCTTCCGCCCGGACTGGCCACCGGTATTTTTGCCGGCGCATTGACCTCCACACCGGCACTGGCGGCCGCGACTGAAGGACTCGCCATGCAGGGCGGCGGCGATGCGGTTTCGATCGGCTACGGTATTGCCTATCCGTTCGGCGTGATTGGTGTTGTTCTTTTTGTGCAGGTTCTTCCGCGTATTCTCCGCATCGACCTGGATGCCATTAAAGATGATTCACCGAATGCCAATACAAACCGGGTTCAGACGGTCCTGGTTGAAGTGACCAATCCGAACCTTTACGGAACGAAGATTTCTGAATCCGGCGTCACCCAGTTTAATGCCGTGCAGGTGACCCGTGTCCTCAAAGACAACTGCCTCGTCCCCCTGAGCTACGAAGACGAATTCGAAGAAGGACAGCATGTCCTGATTGTAGGCCGCCAATCCGAAATGAAGATGGCCGTCGAATTTATCGGGGTGAAAAGTGACCGAAGAGTCCTTAAGGACGCTGAGAATGAGCGGCAGGACATTGTGGTAACCTCCCCGAGCTTCACCGGCCAGAAACTCGGCGACAAAGCGCCGTTGCGCAATTACGGCGTGGTCGTCACCCACATCAACCGCCTCGGCCTCGAATTTGTACCCAACGCGGATACCATTCTTGAACGGCATGACCGGTTGAACTGCGTCGGCCGGGCGGATGATATTAAAGAATTTGCGGTCGCAGTGGGCCACCGCTCTAATGCCATTGATGCCACCGACCTGCTGTCGCTTTCCGTCGGTCTGACCCTCGGCATCATTGCCGGCCTGATGCCGATCGGATTTCCCGGCGCCACACCGATCACACTCGGCCTCGCCGGCGGTCCGCTGCTGGTTTCATTGATTCTCGGCCACTTCGGCAAGGTCGGCCGGATTGTCGGCTTCATTCCGCGCCCCACCCGCATGCTGCTGCAGGAACTCGGTCTTGTTTTCTTCCTGGCCAATGCCGGGGTGAAAGGCGGAGCCCTGCTGGTGCCGACACTGAGAGAACACGGGCTGATCCTGTTCCTGCTCGGTATTGCGGTATCATCGCTCCCGCTGATTGTGGCCTGGCCGATTGCCACGAAATTCTTCAAAATGAATGCACTGCAGTCGCTCGGCGGCATCTGCGGCGGTATGACCTCCACGCCGGCCCTCGGCGCTATTACCGCAAAAACCGATTCCACCATCCCGGTGGTCAGCTATGTTTCGGCCTATCCGGTTGCACTGATTATCATGATCATTGCCTCGAAAATCCTGATCAAATTTATCGGCGCCGGATAA
- a CDS encoding prolyl oligopeptidase family serine peptidase: protein MMKQLTTGLLIMTMAAMAQNDPFQWLEEVDSEKAMAWVEQQNADTLNVLTNYPKYNAVYEKTLEILNSQERIAYPGIRGSHFYNFWQDAEYPRGVWRRTTPTEYAKKNPEWEVMLDVAELAEKENEKWSYKGVDVLAPDFDVALVKLSRGGGDAVVVREFDMHKKAFIENGFKLDEAKTRVSWLDRDTLLVGTDFGEGSLTSSGYPRQVKKWKRGTPLSEAELIFEGETSDVSVGAYVQRTAERNYVMVYRGISFYESEYRAYENGKLIPLDIPLTADLSGIFKNHLLVTPKKEWNVAGKTVAAGSLVALDYEALLKGKHAASILFQPSEKDSLGDVSSTENQLIVRIFKGGRFDEFERHTFSNGKWAAEKIDAPEFGTLSVVSADDYSDRFFFTHESALRARALYFSEKPGSEIVKMKSMPEFFDPSGFEVKLHEAVSKDGTKIPYSVVFPKAGKMDGTTPTLLYGYGGFEVSLRPFYSPVMGSTWLANGGAFAVANIRGGGEFGPAWHDAARKENKQKSYDDFIAVSEDLIKHGYASPETLGIQGGSNGGLLVGAVTMQRPDLFRAVICEVPLLDMKRYHKLLAGASWMAEYGDPDNPDEWAYIKKYSPYQKLYKDRKYPKVFFKTTTRDDRVHPGHARKMAAKMKSMGHPVFYFENTEGGHGAGVTNEQRAQSTAISYVYLLKMLSK from the coding sequence ATGATGAAACAACTGACAACGGGACTATTGATCATGACGATGGCTGCAATGGCACAGAATGACCCTTTCCAATGGCTGGAAGAGGTCGACAGCGAAAAAGCAATGGCGTGGGTGGAGCAGCAGAATGCTGACACCCTCAATGTGCTGACCAACTATCCGAAATATAACGCGGTCTATGAAAAGACGCTGGAAATTCTGAACTCGCAGGAGCGTATCGCCTATCCCGGAATCCGCGGCAGTCATTTTTATAATTTCTGGCAGGACGCCGAATACCCGCGCGGCGTCTGGCGGCGCACCACGCCGACCGAATATGCAAAGAAAAATCCTGAGTGGGAAGTGATGCTCGACGTCGCCGAACTGGCCGAAAAAGAAAACGAAAAATGGTCCTACAAGGGCGTTGATGTGCTGGCCCCGGACTTTGACGTTGCGCTGGTTAAACTGTCGCGCGGCGGCGGAGATGCCGTTGTGGTGCGCGAATTTGATATGCATAAAAAAGCCTTCATTGAAAACGGCTTTAAACTCGATGAAGCCAAAACACGCGTCAGCTGGCTGGACCGCGACACCCTGCTGGTCGGCACCGATTTCGGCGAAGGTTCCCTGACGTCGTCCGGCTATCCGCGCCAGGTGAAAAAGTGGAAACGCGGCACCCCGCTGAGTGAAGCGGAACTGATCTTTGAAGGGGAAACCTCCGACGTCAGCGTCGGGGCCTATGTGCAGCGGACCGCAGAGCGGAACTATGTGATGGTTTACCGGGGAATTTCATTTTATGAATCGGAATACCGCGCCTATGAAAACGGGAAACTGATCCCGCTCGATATTCCGCTGACCGCCGACCTCAGCGGCATCTTTAAAAATCATCTGCTGGTAACCCCGAAAAAAGAGTGGAACGTCGCGGGAAAAACCGTTGCGGCGGGATCGCTGGTTGCACTGGATTACGAGGCCCTGCTGAAGGGAAAACATGCGGCTTCCATCCTTTTCCAGCCCTCGGAAAAGGACAGCCTCGGCGATGTCTCCTCCACGGAAAACCAGCTGATTGTCCGGATCTTCAAAGGCGGCCGTTTCGATGAATTTGAGCGCCATACGTTCAGCAATGGAAAATGGGCGGCGGAAAAAATCGATGCACCGGAATTCGGCACGCTTTCCGTGGTTTCGGCCGACGATTATTCCGACCGCTTTTTCTTCACCCACGAAAGCGCTCTGCGGGCACGCGCGCTCTACTTTTCGGAAAAGCCGGGATCCGAAATCGTTAAAATGAAAAGTATGCCGGAATTTTTTGATCCCTCCGGATTCGAAGTCAAACTGCATGAAGCGGTTTCCAAAGACGGGACCAAAATTCCATATTCCGTCGTTTTTCCAAAGGCTGGAAAAATGGATGGAACCACCCCGACCCTGCTCTACGGTTACGGCGGATTTGAAGTTTCGCTGCGTCCGTTCTATTCCCCGGTCATGGGGTCCACCTGGCTGGCCAACGGCGGTGCGTTTGCGGTGGCGAATATTCGCGGCGGCGGCGAATTCGGCCCGGCCTGGCACGACGCCGCCCGGAAAGAAAACAAGCAGAAATCCTACGACGATTTTATCGCCGTCTCCGAGGACCTGATCAAACACGGCTATGCCTCGCCGGAAACCCTTGGCATTCAGGGCGGCAGCAACGGCGGACTCCTCGTCGGGGCCGTCACCATGCAGCGGCCCGACCTTTTCCGCGCCGTCATCTGCGAAGTACCCCTGCTCGATATGAAGCGCTATCACAAACTGCTCGCCGGGGCCAGCTGGATGGCGGAATACGGCGATCCCGACAATCCCGATGAATGGGCCTACATCAAAAAATATTCGCCCTACCAGAAGTTGTACAAGGATCGGAAATATCCGAAAGTCTTCTTCAAAACCACCACACGCGACGATCGGGTCCATCCGGGCCACGCCCGCAAAATGGCCGCAAAAATGAAATCCATGGGCCACCCCGTTTTCTACTTCGAAAACACCGAGGGCGGCCACGGCGCCGGCGTCACCAACGAACAGCGCGCCCAATCGACCGCCATCAGCTATGTCTACCTGCTGAAGATGCTGTCGAAGTAG
- a CDS encoding VOC family protein produces the protein MKIKRIVSNIAASNPNDAKIFYESIFDLELVMNHGWIKTYSSGEEMTTQINVASEGGSGTPVPDLSIEVDELDTVLERVKAKNIKIEYGPVSEPWGVRRFYVRDPFGKLINVLQHE, from the coding sequence ATGAAAATAAAACGAATAGTTTCAAATATCGCAGCATCAAACCCAAATGATGCCAAGATATTCTACGAGTCTATCTTCGATCTTGAGCTTGTCATGAATCACGGATGGATTAAAACCTATAGCTCAGGTGAAGAAATGACTACACAGATCAATGTGGCATCTGAGGGGGGCTCAGGGACTCCTGTACCAGATTTGTCCATTGAAGTTGATGAACTAGATACAGTATTAGAAAGAGTTAAGGCTAAAAATATTAAAATTGAATACGGTCCAGTGTCAGAACCTTGGGGTGTTCGTAGGTTTTACGTTCGTGATCCGTTCGGGAAACTAATCAATGTTCTTCAGCATGAATAG
- a CDS encoding DUF2339 domain-containing protein, giving the protein MEGLIVLAVFGVVFAPIIISIIALVKVSSLRNELDALKRKLRNQSVEQIQPPQTRSISSAPLSVPEKSRPAVKPKPAAPAPRPAASAESPAEIRPVAAKPTAPKPGIEFLMGGRAAAFIGIAILVIGIALLVGYAIQHAWLGPGARVLFGLTAGLVLVGAGYGVSRMDEKYTIFSRVLTGGGSALFYFTVFSAFAFYQLIGAVTAGAGLFIAAAAVFGLAMFYASQAVAVLGVLGAFVTPILIGGDLDAGVFPLVYVALINVPVILLGLRRKWQWLYNLAFGFTVIHSLIWMDRLSAADFIPGLLFFTVLYLQFAALGLLKLRHEQAVHGRTADLVRLVLLSVFLLGMTYWLFSETGKSGCGIAFALFGLLQFGVAALSHNILTRFSGEATAFVSGGIFALAMALPVQFDGEWVSLGWGIQGAVLAGFALRVKSRTLQAGAFFLGLTGIFKVMVLDFESYAEPPHLFLNARFAVGLVSAGLLALQGKFAARLTDENEPDPWIDAAWLIGAISAVLFFFTDIFWTAGMDHPASWLLTSAVLLAAGTLLALYGPQRPSTLWLGTVLLLMVPLKMLLIDAFLAVENFALEPEPFLNRYIWLQLILLALVAGSIQPLLKKRHGPMLETLSALPWIMNLAPLASALGLLSLEISRVKTDWAAMGITILWALSALALILYGMKRRSAPHRYFGLILFGLASLKVLLIDSSELDGLQRIGAFIGTGLLLLILAFAYQKASAFFQSLEE; this is encoded by the coding sequence ATGGAAGGACTCATCGTACTTGCTGTATTCGGCGTTGTTTTCGCACCGATCATCATTTCTATCATCGCACTCGTCAAAGTTTCCAGTCTTCGGAACGAGCTGGATGCGCTGAAGCGCAAACTCAGAAATCAATCGGTTGAGCAGATTCAGCCGCCGCAAACCCGCTCAATCTCTTCCGCTCCGCTTTCTGTTCCGGAAAAGTCCCGCCCGGCGGTAAAACCGAAACCGGCCGCTCCGGCGCCCCGTCCGGCCGCTTCCGCCGAATCCCCAGCGGAGATCAGACCGGTCGCGGCAAAACCCACCGCTCCGAAACCGGGCATCGAATTCCTCATGGGCGGCCGCGCCGCCGCTTTCATCGGAATCGCCATTCTGGTCATCGGCATTGCGCTGCTCGTCGGCTATGCCATCCAGCACGCATGGCTCGGGCCCGGCGCCCGCGTTTTATTCGGTCTGACGGCCGGTCTGGTGCTGGTCGGAGCCGGATACGGCGTCAGCCGGATGGACGAAAAATATACCATTTTTTCGCGCGTTTTAACGGGAGGCGGAAGCGCCCTGTTTTATTTCACCGTATTTTCCGCCTTTGCCTTCTATCAGTTAATCGGTGCCGTCACCGCCGGTGCGGGGCTCTTCATTGCCGCCGCCGCTGTGTTCGGGCTGGCGATGTTTTATGCCTCTCAGGCTGTGGCGGTGCTTGGCGTGCTGGGAGCCTTCGTTACGCCGATTCTGATCGGAGGCGATCTTGATGCCGGTGTTTTTCCGCTCGTCTATGTTGCGCTGATCAATGTACCCGTCATTCTGCTCGGTCTGCGGCGAAAATGGCAGTGGCTGTACAATCTGGCGTTTGGCTTTACCGTCATTCACTCGCTGATCTGGATGGATCGGCTCAGCGCTGCCGACTTTATTCCCGGGCTGCTCTTTTTCACGGTGCTCTATCTCCAGTTTGCCGCCCTCGGTCTGCTGAAGCTGCGGCACGAACAGGCCGTACACGGGCGAACCGCGGACCTGGTCCGGCTGGTGCTGCTCTCCGTTTTCCTGCTCGGCATGACGTATTGGCTTTTTTCAGAAACCGGCAAAAGCGGCTGCGGAATCGCTTTTGCCCTGTTCGGGCTGCTGCAATTCGGGGTGGCAGCGCTTTCGCACAACATACTCACGCGGTTTTCCGGCGAAGCCACGGCCTTTGTTTCCGGCGGTATTTTTGCCCTCGCCATGGCGCTGCCGGTGCAGTTCGACGGCGAATGGGTATCGCTCGGCTGGGGGATTCAGGGCGCGGTGCTCGCCGGATTCGCTCTGCGCGTAAAATCACGCACGCTGCAGGCGGGGGCCTTTTTTCTCGGCCTGACCGGCATCTTTAAAGTGATGGTGCTGGATTTCGAATCCTACGCCGAGCCGCCGCACCTTTTCCTGAACGCCCGGTTTGCCGTAGGCCTGGTTTCCGCCGGACTGCTGGCGCTGCAGGGAAAATTTGCGGCGCGCCTGACGGATGAAAATGAGCCCGATCCCTGGATTGATGCCGCGTGGCTCATCGGTGCGATATCGGCGGTTCTCTTTTTCTTCACGGATATTTTCTGGACGGCCGGGATGGATCATCCGGCCAGCTGGCTGCTTACATCGGCTGTTTTACTGGCCGCCGGAACGCTGCTGGCACTGTACGGCCCGCAGCGTCCGTCCACCCTGTGGCTCGGAACCGTTCTGCTTCTTATGGTTCCGCTTAAAATGCTATTGATCGATGCCTTCCTTGCGGTGGAAAATTTTGCCCTCGAACCGGAACCCTTTCTCAACCGCTATATCTGGCTGCAGCTCATTCTGCTTGCGCTGGTTGCCGGCTCCATACAGCCCCTACTCAAAAAACGGCACGGTCCGATGCTCGAAACCCTCTCCGCCTTGCCATGGATCATGAATCTTGCGCCGCTCGCCTCCGCCCTCGGCCTGCTCAGCCTGGAGATCAGCCGGGTCAAAACCGACTGGGCCGCCATGGGGATTACCATCCTCTGGGCCCTCAGTGCACTGGCACTCATTCTCTACGGCATGAAACGCCGCAGTGCACCGCACCGCTATTTCGGCCTCATTCTCTTCGGTCTCGCCTCCCTCAAAGTGCTGCTGATCGACTCCTCCGAACTCGACGGCCTCCAGCGCATCGGAGCCTTCATCGGCACCGGTCTGCTCCTGCTCATCCTCGCCTTCGCCTATCAGAAAGCCTCCGCCTTTTTCCAATCCCTGGAAGAATAA
- the mdh gene encoding malate dehydrogenase: MARKKIALVGAGQIGGTMALLAAQKELGDVVTIDIAEGVPQGKSLDITHGAQVIPSSVSLTGSNDYAAMKDADVVIVTAGLPRKPGMSRDDLLEVNCGIIKNVGENIKEQAPNAFVIVVTNPLDAMVYTMQKVTGFPANKVVGMAGVLDSSRFSSLIALELGVAAEDVTAMVMGGHGDTMVPLIRYATAGGVPVTQLLPMDTLNAIAARTAKSGGEIVGLLKTGSAFYSPGISAIKMAEAYLKDKKSVLTCAARLNGEYGIDGLYAGVPVIMGANGVEKVIEVELDETEKAAFDVSISAVKELTAWVENNFSA; this comes from the coding sequence ATGGCACGTAAGAAAATTGCACTCGTAGGCGCCGGACAGATCGGCGGGACCATGGCGCTGCTCGCTGCGCAGAAAGAGCTTGGCGACGTGGTTACCATTGATATTGCAGAAGGTGTTCCGCAAGGTAAAAGCCTGGACATCACGCATGGCGCACAGGTCATTCCTTCTTCCGTAAGTCTCACCGGCTCCAATGATTATGCGGCGATGAAAGATGCCGATGTGGTGATCGTGACCGCCGGCCTGCCGCGCAAGCCGGGCATGAGCCGCGACGACCTGCTGGAAGTGAACTGCGGCATCATTAAAAACGTCGGTGAAAACATCAAGGAACAGGCTCCGAATGCCTTTGTGATCGTGGTGACCAATCCGCTCGACGCGATGGTCTACACCATGCAGAAGGTCACCGGCTTCCCGGCCAACAAAGTGGTCGGCATGGCGGGAGTACTCGACAGTTCGCGCTTCTCCTCTCTGATTGCTCTTGAGCTCGGCGTTGCAGCTGAAGATGTTACCGCAATGGTGATGGGCGGACACGGCGACACCATGGTTCCGCTCATTCGATACGCCACTGCCGGCGGTGTTCCGGTGACCCAGCTGCTTCCGATGGATACGCTGAATGCCATCGCGGCCCGCACGGCGAAATCCGGCGGCGAAATCGTCGGCCTCCTGAAAACCGGTTCGGCCTTCTACAGCCCGGGCATCTCCGCCATTAAAATGGCTGAAGCCTATCTGAAAGACAAAAAATCGGTACTCACCTGCGCCGCACGGCTCAATGGAGAATACGGCATCGACGGTCTTTATGCCGGCGTTCCGGTCATCATGGGAGCAAACGGTGTTGAAAAAGTAATCGAAGTCGAGCTCGACGAAACTGAAAAAGCGGCGTTTGATGTTTCCATCAGTGCGGTCAAAGAACTGACCGCGTGGGTGGAAAACAACTTTTCTGCGTAA
- a CDS encoding inositol monophosphatase family protein, with amino-acid sequence MKLNANHLNSLCSIAIEAAEAAGKHIAETRPLDIRQDKEGDNLASQVLTEVDGQSQDIVLRILEPTFAEFDLALLTEESPDDGSRLEKDYFWCIDPIDGTLPFIEAVPGYSVSIALVSKAGVPEIGVVYDPVEHTLYHAVRGGGAFRNSKPWKIRDHGSQLQIITDRSVAEFPYCGQVADALGARVKAQGGGVMNAVWCLESPPACYFKFPKEQPGGGCFWDYAATACMYTEIGAVVSDMSGNPLNFNAEYNRFNRVGILFATDPELARRVIQLKEQIQP; translated from the coding sequence ATGAAACTGAATGCAAACCACTTGAATTCGCTGTGCAGTATCGCCATTGAAGCCGCAGAGGCGGCGGGAAAGCATATTGCCGAAACACGGCCGCTGGACATCCGGCAGGATAAAGAAGGCGATAACCTCGCCTCGCAGGTGCTGACGGAAGTGGACGGCCAGAGTCAGGACATCGTGCTGCGGATACTGGAGCCGACGTTTGCCGAATTTGATCTCGCGCTGCTGACCGAGGAGAGCCCGGATGACGGCAGCCGGCTGGAAAAGGATTATTTCTGGTGCATTGATCCCATCGATGGAACGCTTCCGTTTATTGAGGCCGTACCGGGCTATTCGGTTTCGATTGCGCTGGTTTCGAAAGCCGGCGTTCCCGAGATCGGTGTCGTTTATGACCCGGTGGAACACACGCTTTATCATGCCGTCCGGGGCGGCGGCGCATTTCGGAATTCCAAACCCTGGAAGATCCGCGATCATGGATCGCAGCTGCAGATTATTACCGACCGCAGCGTGGCGGAATTTCCATATTGCGGGCAGGTTGCCGATGCGCTCGGAGCACGTGTAAAAGCCCAGGGCGGCGGCGTCATGAATGCCGTCTGGTGCCTGGAAAGTCCGCCGGCCTGCTATTTCAAATTTCCGAAAGAGCAGCCGGGCGGCGGCTGCTTCTGGGATTATGCCGCAACGGCCTGCATGTATACCGAAATCGGGGCGGTCGTTTCCGATATGAGCGGCAATCCCCTGAATTTTAATGCCGAATACAACCGGTTCAACCGCGTCGGCATTCTGTTTGCAACCGATCCGGAGCTGGCCCGCCGGGTGATTCAACTGAAGGAACAGATACAGCCGTGA
- a CDS encoding VOC family protein, translating to MKKHEKINYVEFPAKDIEKTKAFFIEAFGWSFVDYGPEYVAFTDEGLDGGFFKSELISSTKQGSALIVLYSEKLEATQSKIEKAGGEIVKPIFAFPGGRRFHFTDPNGNEYAVWSE from the coding sequence ATGAAAAAGCATGAAAAAATAAATTATGTTGAGTTCCCGGCAAAAGATATAGAGAAAACAAAAGCATTCTTTATTGAGGCATTTGGGTGGTCATTTGTAGATTATGGACCAGAGTATGTTGCGTTTACTGATGAAGGGTTAGACGGTGGGTTTTTCAAATCAGAATTAATTTCTTCCACGAAACAAGGTAGTGCTCTTATTGTTTTGTACAGTGAAAAATTAGAAGCCACTCAATCAAAAATAGAAAAAGCTGGAGGGGAAATTGTAAAACCAATATTTGCATTTCCGGGAGGTCGAAGATTCCATTTTACAGACCCGAATGGCAACGAATATGCAGTATGGTCGGAGTAA
- a CDS encoding PA14 domain-containing protein, with translation MKMKIGNPARNAGGKSAVFLVRTFIQTGAVLLASATLSTRGAEGLVGHYYSGYNVVSNRIVFEGLPLVSTQTNTVFDFWNGSRYHDWNPIGSGYYTVHWSGYLHITESGTYGFGTISDDGSEIWIDGRMVVDNNEEQWYDWQEAYCYLGAGYHTIEITLYEAESYSGIEVWWLQPSQGMSELPYTGETFHSTPPVFNSNTLWEILSAPAISTEAPFVNPYLMIHPGASTHTAALTWPGFTNVDYYLESSTTLTNWTGVGGAIPGISGIMTQTVNQAQPHTFFRLRLE, from the coding sequence ATGAAAATGAAGATCGGTAATCCAGCCCGAAATGCGGGCGGAAAATCAGCTGTTTTTTTGGTGCGGACTTTTATCCAAACAGGGGCTGTGCTGCTGGCATCGGCAACACTTTCCACCCGGGGCGCGGAGGGGTTGGTGGGTCATTACTATTCCGGGTACAACGTCGTGAGCAATCGCATTGTTTTCGAGGGACTGCCGCTGGTGAGTACTCAGACCAATACCGTCTTCGATTTCTGGAACGGGAGCCGGTATCATGACTGGAATCCCATTGGCAGCGGCTATTACACCGTGCATTGGAGCGGCTATCTCCATATCACCGAAAGCGGAACCTACGGTTTCGGGACCATTTCCGATGATGGATCGGAAATCTGGATCGACGGACGCATGGTGGTGGATAATAACGAAGAGCAGTGGTACGACTGGCAGGAAGCCTACTGCTATCTGGGAGCCGGCTATCACACCATCGAAATTACCCTGTATGAAGCAGAGAGCTACAGCGGGATTGAAGTCTGGTGGCTTCAGCCCTCGCAGGGGATGTCCGAGCTGCCCTATACGGGTGAAACCTTTCATTCGACACCTCCGGTTTTCAACAGCAATACACTTTGGGAAATCCTGTCCGCTCCGGCGATCAGCACCGAAGCCCCGTTCGTCAATCCGTATTTGATGATCCACCCCGGCGCATCAACCCATACGGCCGCACTGACCTGGCCGGGATTCACCAACGTGGACTACTATCTTGAGTCCTCGACCACACTGACCAACTGGACGGGCGTGGGCGGTGCAATTCCGGGGATCAGCGGAATCATGACCCAAACGGTGAATCAGGCGCAGCCCCATACATTTTTCCGCCTTCGCCTGGAATAA
- a CDS encoding FeoC-like transcriptional regulator, producing the protein MLDQIMDVLTPRRMMSVGNLASSLEMEAAALQPRLDQLEAGGRIRYALSKCAGSCSTCSGCGDSDEPAEPVVDETAIVISLELRQEED; encoded by the coding sequence ATGCTCGATCAGATTATGGATGTTCTCACGCCCCGCCGCATGATGTCGGTCGGGAATCTGGCCTCCTCGTTGGAGATGGAAGCCGCAGCGCTGCAGCCGCGGCTGGACCAGCTCGAAGCCGGCGGCCGCATTCGATATGCACTCTCGAAATGCGCGGGATCCTGCTCCACCTGTTCCGGCTGCGGCGATTCAGACGAACCGGCGGAACCGGTCGTCGACGAAACCGCCATTGTGATTTCGCTCGAACTGCGCCAGGAAGAAGACTGA